CTCCCGGAGCACCAGGGGGAGGGAGTTaccacgacgacgcgctgtGGAGTGAGCGCCGACCGGCGGTCACGAGCATCACCTGGCGGCCAGACGGGCTGGTGTTTGCCGTCGGGCACGCGGACGGGTGCATCGCCTTCTGGGCTTACGCAGACGCCGATAAGCCCTTTATGGTCCGCACCCTCACACACGAGGACGTGCATGTTCctgacgccgaggcgctcatggacgccggcgcgttACCCTCATCAGAGCCTCAGGTCAGTCACGAGATCGAGGGCATGCCCGTGCTTTCGGCGCGCGTACCTACGGCCGTCGGGGCGAACCGCGAACCGATCTTCAAGCTCACATGGGCAGGCTTCCCCGACCaggcggcgctcaagctcatTGCCGTTGCATCCGAGGTGCCACTCACTAACGCCACGGCCGAATACTcggagcgcggcgagacgctgctcgtcgtccttggcggccaGAGTCCGGGTGAAAAACCGGGCATTAACCTACTCCAGTTCCCCGCGTACACTCCCCCCATGCCCAGTGTGGgggcgaagaaggccgcgCTTCTGGCCGAAGGACTAACCGCGGCCGAACGGCAGGCGTTCCGCGACTCTCTTGCCCCAACCGGCTCGTCCAACTACCCCACCAAGACGCCGCCGGAGGACTTTGTGCTGCAGCCCCGTAGCAGCCCGTATTTTAACATGGCCCACGATGCGGTCGCACTCTTTGTTTTGCTCACGCCGGACAATGACCTCCCCGTACCGTCCGAGCCGTCTGCTCAGCGCCAACTTGACGCGTTCGTATTCCCACCACCTCGGTCCGACAATCCGCCTCCGGCGCTCGGTCGGAAGACGTACGTCACCCCAGGGAATGAAGATCTCGTGGCCATGACGCCCGAGCCCAGAGGCCCTGCTGTGCATCGTGTCCAGAGCGGACAGAGCGTGTCTTCCTGGCGCTTCCCctggacggcgtcgacaccCGATCGCTCGCCAGCAGTTTCCGTCACGAGCCTGGCCCTCAGCACGACGGGACGACAGGAtctgcgccgtcgcctccgCGTTCCCTCCCAGCTCTGGTCAGGTGGGCTTAGCGTGATCGGCGCCCGCCTCATCTCCCTCCCGACGCCGACTTTTAtgcgcctccttgcccaCACCATTGCGACTGAAGAGATTGAGCGTGTCCCCCGCGTCCCACTCCGTGGCGGGATGGCTGTGCCAGACCTGCACTCGGCCGGAGCGCCTGATCTCAAGGTCGCCAAGATGGAGAACTACCGTGTCCTCACGACATGGCACACCGACTGCACCGTCCGGTTCTGGGACATCAGCCCccacatcctcgtccttccGACTCCGCTTCACTTCGAGTACCCTGCCCCTCTCCCACACCTCACCATCCACGTCGGGAGCATCCTGCGGCGCCCggaggtcgagcacctcCCCATTGCCAAGCTATGGGCTACGGACCGCTCCAAGGTCCAAATCTCGGGTGTgcacctcgcgcgcgagacTCTCGAGTGTGTGGTCCTCTTCACTACTGGTGAAgtgctcgtcgccaagttcggcgaggcgcggcgCTCCAATCGCTCCACCCCTTCTTCCCCGCTCACCCCGGCCGTCGGAGaggacgatggcgacgcgGATGATGCGTCGTCCACCGGCTACTTCCCGCAGCAGGAGTGGGTCGAGGAAGTCACTGAATTGGGCCAAATCGCCAACTGGACGACTGACGGCTTCAAGCCCGTCGCGCTTTGTACcgtgcgccgcggcgctgtTATCTCCTGCGCCGTGTCCGACATTGGTGAGCTAAGAGTCGCGAACGctagctgacagcaggctTCATCGCGGTCGCTTATGAGCAAAACTCGCTCGCTATCCTCGACATGCGCGGGCCAGATGTGATTCTGCGCGAGGGCTTTGATGGTGATGGACGCACCATGAAGCGACGTAAGCGCAAGGCACACCCCCAGAACGTGGCCGCCGAGGGGTCGCAAATCGGCGCAATGCGCTGGACCGTCTCCGGAATGGGAGGTGACCAGGCGCTGCGCCCGCGCCTGATTGTGTCGTACCAGAGCGGGTGAGCATCGCTCATTGCATggtcagctgacaccagtaAAACCAAGGTCTACTGCCTAAACAacgtgctcggcgagtgGCTTGTCGACCCCAAGCCCCCTACATTCCAGAACGACAGCCTTGCCTCCCCGATCGCCACCTACCTCCTCGATCCCATTAGTGGCAACGAGCTGCTCGCATCCCCCGAGGCACTCGCGGACGTTGCGAACGATCCCGTACCCGAGGGTAAGTGGACGAAGGATGCACCACCGCACTGCGTTTGGATAACGGCGTGCAAACGTACGATCCGGGTCGCGGTAAACTTCAACGGCGAGCGTGTTGCCAagatcgagctcgaggaggaccttgCCTCAGTGCACTACATCACGCGTCACGGGAagcgcatcctcgtcgccctcacAACCGCTGGGAGTGCGCTCGTCTACACCGTCCCGCACCTCGAGTTCGTTACCCGTCTCGACCTGTTCTTCGGCAACACCAGACCAGTGGGAAGCCTGAGTTTCGACGACCGCTCCGGCGACTTCATCGAGTTCGCGGGCCCACTGGACATTACTCTCCGCACCCTTTTCCACTTCCGCAAACCCTTCCCGCCCCGTATCGACCCGTGTTTCCTCAAGACCCCCATCCCCGCCCAACCCacccccctctcctcctcctccttcggATGGATGTGGGGTGCCGGTCCCTTAACCGGCGCGGCCCTCGACTCGCTCATTTCCCCCGTCCGTGCTGCACCACCCAagccgcctcctccaccccgccAGCCACTCCTCACGTGGGACAACGCGGTTACGTGGGGTGAACCTCCCAAGCCCAAGTCCGAGCCAGCACACAAGCCAGAACCAAAAGTCAAGAACCAGGCTGTACGCAAAGTCCGCGCTCCCGAGGCGGAcgggagagagaggaacGACGCATACTCCCAGATGCGGGAGGGGCtggagcggcgcggcgaggcgctcgactCGCTCGGCGTGCAACTCGATAACGTCGGAAAGGCTGCGGGACAGTACTTCCAGGCTGCGCGGGGTGCTGTTGCGAAGGAGAGCGCGAAGGCTGCGGGCAAGGGCATGTTCAGCAAGGTGTGGTAAGCTGTGTATTGTATAGACTGTGTATTGTATGTGATTGTTTGCCATTCGTGCTTGAAACACCTGTTCTTTCTTCCGGAAGCATGACTCCGTGTTGGTTGGTTATCCAGGCACGTCACCTGTCCGAAGTGGATTCCAATACCAGCATGTTGCATGTCGAatctcgatctcgactTGTCCCCTGGACCAATTTAGTCACCAACCACCCACTACACTACATCGCCCATTAACAATGTCCCTTGACGTCCAACGCATAGTGGACACGCAGCTCGCGAGCTCCGAGCCCGATCCCTCCCCCGAGCTCTTGCAAGGTACGTGACCTGCCTCCCCTCTTCTGACCTTAGCCATCAACAGCGGCACGTcgacgctcctcgacgtcgtgcgcgccctcggctccttcctcgtctccgAGACCGAAAGTGTGCGCGTCCGCGGACTCGAGTATCTCTCCAACGTGGTTGCCGCTGTCGACCGGAAACAGATCAACCGTcccgccgcgacgacacTGCGGTCCTTCTTCCTGAGCAAGCTCGATGACGGCCTCGAACATGCCCTCAAGGCGCTGGGtgtcctcgcgcgcctgaGCAGTTTcggagatgaggaggccgaggaagtGTATCGCGCGTGAGTAGGAGACGAGAGAAGatgagaggagagagaggagaggagagaacATGATAGAGGGAGAGCTAATATCAGTATCGTCGAGAACGTCAATATGCGTGCTTATCCCCAGGGAGTTAGGCATCAAGTTTACCTCCTCTTTGATGTTTTGTTGGCTGGGCATCGGAATGGTGAGTACTTGAAGTTGAAGGATCGAGACTGTGCAGTTGTCGACTGGGTTCGACTGGGTTCAACTGCCTTGTTCGCCTTGCTCCCTCATGCTCACACTCAGCCTTCAAGAGCATGGGACCCGAGTTCATCTCTAGCTACTGCAAGATGGTCGATGGCGAGAAGGACCCGCGCAACCTCATGCTCCTGTTCCAACTCGACACTGTCATCCTCCGCGAGTTCAACGTCGCCCCACAGATCGAGGTGAGCATCGCACGCCCCgaaagctgacagcaggaaCTCTTCGACGTCACCTTCTGCTACTTTCCCATCACATTccggccgccgcccaacGACCCCTACCGCATTTCGGCGGACGACCTCAAGGTCGCACTGCGAGGAGTTCTGTCTGCCACGCCAGCGTTTGCACCCGTCGCCCTCccactcttcctcgacaagtTCCAGACTTCGTCTGGGCAGACCATGGTGCGTCCGCCACTGAGAGAAGCCGCTGATAAACAGAGGGACCTGCTGCAGACCATCGCCGCGTGCTTCCCCGTGTACGGGGCACAggcggtcggcgagcgcggcaacGAGTTCTGGGACCTGATCAAGACAGAGGTGAGCTAGCGTTGAACTGTTGAGCTCACGCAGATCCTCTACTCGTCGGACAAGTCTGCCGAGAtcgccgcgcttggcgcgctcgagtcgcTTATGCGCACTCTCTACCCCACAGCTGCTGACAAGCctgtcggcctcggccagACCATCGCCACGCAGTGCGTCGAGGGCTTGCAGGACCCCGGCAAGAACTCCTTTCCCGGCTGGGCAAAGTGCATCGCTGCCATGCTCCGCGGCTCTCGTGAGCTACCTTGTTCACCAAGTGaagctaaccccagcctcTGCCGGCGCGTTCGCCATCGCACAAACCTTCCCTTCACTGTTCAAGCTCTTTGATCAGCCAAAGGTCGCCGGCCACCGCGCTCCCATCCTCCACGCCATCACGTCCGTACTCCTCGCTGCACGGTCTGTTTACGCTATCGACGGAGCCACCCGTAGCGAGGCAGACGAGCGCAGCCTGGAGCCGTACcgcgaggcgctgctggACGTCCTTCGTGAGGGCCTACGGACCATCGATCTCAAGATTCCGGCGATCAAAGGCAGTGTTGCACTCGCTGAGATCCCGGGTTTCTGGACTCGCTTGGAGGTAGAGGAGGTTGTCCGCGGTatggacgagctgctcaTCCACGACAAGGACGATGAGGTTAGGTGAGTTGAGTCAAATGTCCTGtagctcacaccagatcTGCCGTTCTCAGCGGATTGCGGACCATCGTTGGCGTCCAACCTGAAGTCGTCCAATCGCTCACCCTCCCGATCCTGTTCCACGCGCTGCCAGATGAGGCGCCAgctgccgacgacgcggacACTCGCGAGACGTACCGCAGTGTGCTGCGCTCTTTAACTGAGCTCTGCACGATGCCCGCGCTCTTCGAGACCCTCACTGTGCGCATCACGACCAAGTTGGATCTGCTGTCGTCCTCTGACCTCTCTGGGCCGTCCGCCTCTGGACCAAGCCGGCGCGAGGTTGTTGTCGCCTACGCTTGGGACCTTCTCCACACCCTCGAGAATGTGATCAACAGGAAGATTGAAGACCAGCACGTCGATGTTGCGCGCCACTACAGCCAGGTTGTGCCGCGTCTGTGCTCACTCGCTATCAAGGCTGCTTACGACGACGGATCCCCCGAGGCTTTGTTCCGCGACAGGAGGCTCTTGGCTGTCGTCGGGTCGATTACCGAGACGCTGTTCTGGGAGCTGAGTCCCGAGTGAGTTCCGTGCTCCATACAGAAATCTGACCACCCAGGAAGCAGAGCACAGCCTTCCAGGCCGCTTACTCTGCGTTCGAGGGCGGTGACCTCGGCGCAGTCATGCAGAACCCGAAGGAGgctccaacctccactgGATCCATAGTGGCCGGCGGTGCCGACGCCCCTGGGCCGGAGAAGCAGGACCTCATTGCCATTTATTCGGCAATTGTGCGCGGTCTCAAGTCAGAGACGCCCGTAGCGTGGCCTGAGCCGACGTCCGTAACCCACTTTTGGTCGCAGAAGCTCGCGTGGATCTACACCACGGCACACGACGAGTGGCAGCGTGGCATGATGGCCAGCCTCGTTGCTGCGTTCGTCAACAAGCGTCGCCCCGAGGTAGACACTCTGTGGCTCACGCAGGAGTTGGCGAACAACTGGCGCGATGAGGTGCAGGGTAACAAGCACAGCAAGCGTGCAGCTGCGATCTTGGCCTACTTCACGGTGAGCTGCAGTGTTTTGGTGCGCTAACATTAGGTCATCAAGGCGCTCGCTCTCTTGCGTGATGAGCTTGCATACACCGCGATGGAGGCGCCGCTGGCTGCGCTCGCGTATACTGACGAATCGGAAGTtgtcaacctcgtcgcaCCTGCGTTTGGCATTCTCGCtgagggcaagaagggTCGTGGGGCTCACTTGACGGCTAAGGTGGGCTGATGAAACTTGACGCCGGCTGACATGCAGCTGCTGTGGGCCCAACGGCTGTGGAACTTCTTGCTTCCTACGCTTGTTGCGGGTGAGAATGGTGCCGACGCCGAAACGCGGCGCCCTTACCTCGAGGCGTTCgcgtccctcctccctcttgTGCCCTCGTCACTGCTACTTACCGACCTCCCAACAGTAAAGCTTACTG
Above is a genomic segment from Cutaneotrichosporon cavernicola HIS019 DNA, chromosome: 1 containing:
- a CDS encoding uncharacterized protein (RNAPII transcription regulator C-terminal): MSLDVQRIVDTQLASSEPDPSPELLQAINSGTSTLLDVVRALGSFLVSETESVRVRGLEYLSNVVAAVDRKQINRPAATTLRSFFLSKLDDGLEHALKALGVLARLSSFGDEEAEEVYRAIVENVNMRAYPQGVRHQVYLLFDVLLAGHRNAFKSMGPEFISSYCKMVDGEKDPRNLMLLFQLDTVILREFNVAPQIEELFDVTFCYFPITFRPPPNDPYRISADDLKVALRGVLSATPAFAPVALPLFLDKFQTSSGQTMRDLLQTIAACFPVYGAQAVGERGNEFWDLIKTEILYSSDKSAEIAALGALESLMRTLYPTAADKPVGLGQTIATQCVEGLQDPGKNSFPGWAKCIAAMLRGSPSAGAFAIAQTFPSLFKLFDQPKVAGHRAPILHAITSVLLAARSVYAIDGATRSEADERSLEPYREALLDVLREGLRTIDLKIPAIKGSVALAEIPGFWTRLEVEEVVRGMDELLIHDKDDEVRSAVLSGLRTIVGVQPEVVQSLTLPILFHALPDEAPAADDADTRETYRSVLRSLTELCTMPALFETLTVRITTKLDLLSSSDLSGPSASGPSRREVVVAYAWDLLHTLENVINRKIEDQHVDVARHYSQVVPRLCSLAIKAAYDDGSPEALFRDRRLLAVVGSITETLFWELSPEKQSTAFQAAYSAFEGGDLGAVMQNPKEAPTSTGSIVAGGADAPGPEKQDLIAIYSAIVRGLKSETPVAWPEPTSVTHFWSQKLAWIYTTAHDEWQRGMMASLVAAFVNKRRPEVDTLWLTQELANNWRDEVQGNKHSKRAAAILAYFTVIKALALLRDELAYTAMEAPLAALAYTDESEVVNLVAPAFGILAEGKKGRGAHLTAKLLWAQRLWNFLLPTLVAGENGADAETRRPYLEAFASLLPLVPSSLLLTDLPTILPLLLRALSLPSPVQRANVITTVGSILETANSSTATDQLLHSQAESILDGVLYSIARRSGEESSGKLRTAALTTLGVFPDCIRYETLHGVKSRVIKDLAVALDDPLRAVRREAVDTRDKWYQYGK
- the SRO7 gene encoding uncharacterized protein (Lethal giant larvae(Lgl) like, C-terminal); translated protein: MTKPRTLDAFLPFKSGNSSHSSPPSSPSRAMFRSHKSPALSPTTDYTGTLRETSFYRHGQLRRLGLGGEVAALAVDPLLSLLAVAAGSAVHVYGGPAFQFTLPVGGRVKFLAFHPGHSRLVVVDESNTLHSFALNNIVESTNPNVSPPLPKKEASYPLFGEITAIEQPLPSYTHMLLAMRDGVTLAWDLRQATLSKFQIPNLWAMYEERLVRSGVPDRHKTIGGPQATCTAINPRDLNILLIGYEGGVVAYDFQKGETAKTFELTLPPGAPGGGSYHDDALWSERRPAVTSITWRPDGLVFAVGHADGCIAFWAYADADKPFMVRTLTHEDVHVPDAEALMDAGALPSSEPQVSHEIEGMPVLSARVPTAVGANREPIFKLTWAGFPDQAALKLIAVASEVPLTNATAEYSERGETLLVVLGGQSPGEKPGINLLQFPAYTPPMPSVGAKKAALLAEGLTAAERQAFRDSLAPTGSSNYPTKTPPEDFVLQPRSSPYFNMAHDAVALFVLLTPDNDLPVPSEPSAQRQLDAFVFPPPRSDNPPPALGRKTYVTPGNEDLVAMTPEPRGPAVHRVQSGQSVSSWRFPWTASTPDRSPAVSVTSLALSTTGRQDLRRRLRVPSQLWSGGLSVIGARLISLPTPTFMRLLAHTIATEEIERVPRVPLRGGMAVPDLHSAGAPDLKVAKMENYRVLTTWHTDCTVRFWDISPHILVLPTPLHFEYPAPLPHLTIHVGSILRRPEVEHLPIAKLWATDRSKVQISGVHLARETLECVVLFTTGEVLVAKFGEARRSNRSTPSSPLTPAVGEDDGDADDASSTGYFPQQEWVEEVTELGQIANWTTDGFKPVALCTVRRGAVISCAVSDIGFIAVAYEQNSLAILDMRGPDVILREGFDGDGRTMKRRKRKAHPQNVAAEGSQIGAMRWTVSGMGGDQALRPRLIVSYQSGKTKVYCLNNVLGEWLVDPKPPTFQNDSLASPIATYLLDPISGNELLASPEALADVANDPVPEGKWTKDAPPHCVWITACKRTIRVAVNFNGERVAKIELEEDLASVHYITRHGKRILVALTTAGSALVYTVPHLEFVTRLDLFFGNTRPVGSLSFDDRSGDFIEFAGPLDITLRTLFHFRKPFPPRIDPCFLKTPIPAQPTPLSSSSFGWMWGAGPLTGAALDSLISPVRAAPPKPPPPPRQPLLTWDNAVTWGEPPKPKSEPAHKPEPKVKNQAVRKVRAPEADGRERNDAYSQMREGLERRGEALDSLGVQLDNVGKAAGQYFQAARGAVAKESAKAAGKGMFSKVW